One Xyrauchen texanus isolate HMW12.3.18 chromosome 2, RBS_HiC_50CHRs, whole genome shotgun sequence genomic window carries:
- the LOC127656986 gene encoding adhesion G-protein coupled receptor G5-like — translation MKQNTKTVRMFIISCFLLILGQATENDSDFQTCGTWRHGNVSRNLKYNLKIGCKEIMISANNNTLSIQGSITAKCTQSGSILLDSSPQKNQSNFCVFWEPLLDLLKVEVNGKDHTLCDSSGLHKNCCTDLSLGSQKNASLYGIVNGSIKGDIIQHNIMEEYVFHGASINCKKKICDEARQHGMIEEVVMKSNAKGLVNLPCAQSTVIEMEEGFTGLNLTLPAPRSVPANTIPSVYLPSCLKSASRKKSKVVCTYYRNSASLKLFQRESTDSTLLDDVVGISVENEIITNLPEPVRIRFHHSTLPVNHPRRCVSLDTRKDKVMWRLEGCQTVYINAEETECSCNKLTGTYFFILVQVEQRASVHHLEALTYIIAVGCAVSLVSCLVLFYLLCKRRGGQNQSSLVDCGLVVAIFLQCLFILTGTLANVGNYTFCKITGALLHYALLSTLCWMTVKVFHTFLLFCCVLSSTLPPWVFYLAGFGVPAILVCRLLFIGDIYGLRNIVPSDEMTSLYRMCWMLYNEKSRLAHYIINLGLLAVVVSSGVVMLFYVVIKFRNRSDWKNHRVAFLSIWGLICLFGTTWVLGFLDSCPLSKATLFLFLIIISLQGVFLMLRYCALERMTKRHEFSSDGGSTGSVMLHTLQAHEKR, via the exons ATGAAGCAGAATACAAAGACTGTAAGAATGTTCATAATCAGTTGTTTTCTGCTCATTTTGGGTCAAG CGACAGAGAATGACAGTGACTTTCAGACATGTGGAACATGGCGCCATGGCAATGTATCCCGaaatctgaaatataatttgAAAATAGGCTGTAAGGAAATCATGATTTCAGCAAACAACAACACGCTCTCTATTCAGGGCAGTATAACCGCAAAGTGCACACAGTCTGGATCCATTCTTCTAGATTCGAGCCCTCAAAAGAATCAAAGTAATTTCTGTGTATTCTGGGAGCCACTCTTGGACCTGCTGAAAGTGGAGGTGAATGGAAAGGACCATACTCTGTGTGACTCAAGTGGCCTTCACAAAAACTGCTGCACTGACCTCTCACTAGGGTCCCAGAAAAATGCCAGTCTGTATGGTATTGTAAATGGCAGCATCAAAGGTGATATCATCCAGCACAATATCATGGAAGAATATGTATTTCATGGGGCTTCAATCAACTGCA AGAAGAAGATCTGTGATGAGGCACGCCAGCATGGCAT GATAGAGGAAGTGGTGATGAAATCCAATGCAAAAGGTCTTGTGAATCTACCTTGTGCCCAGAGCACTGTCATCGAAATGGAAGAGGGCTTCACTGGACTCAATTTGACTCTGCCT GCCCCCCGAAGTGTGCCAGCAAATACAATACCATCAGTTTATCTTCCCTCCTGCCTGAAATCAGCATCAAGGAAAAAATCCAAAGTGGTTTGTACATACTACAGGAACAGTGCGTCACTGAAATTATTTCAg AGGGAATCAACTGATTCAACTCTTCTTGATGACGTAGTTGGAATCTCTGTGGAGAACGAGATAATCACCAACCTCCCAGAACCTGTCAGAATCAGGTTCCATCACTCTACCTTGCCA GTTAATCATCCTAGAAGATGTGTTTCATTGGATACAAGAAAAG ACAAAGTGATGTGGAGGTTAGAGGGTTGTCAAACTGTTTACATCAATGCAGAAGAGACAGAGTGCAGTTGTAATAAACTTACCGGTACATACTTCTTTATTCTTGTG CAAGTGGAACAGAGGGCTTCAGTTCACCATTTAGAGGCTCTGACGTACATTATCGCTGTGGGCTGTGCTGTTTCCTTAGTGAGCTGCTTGGTTCTCTTCTACTTACTTTGTAAACGAAG AGGAGGGCAAAACCAGTCCTCATTGGTGGATTGTGGTCTGGTGGTGGCAATATTTCTTCAGTGTCTGTTCATCCTTACCGGTACACTTGCAAATGTGGGAAATTACACCTTTTGTAAAATAACGGGGGCTCTTCTGCATTATGCGCTACTTAGTACTCTCTGCTGGATGACTGTAAAAGTGTTTCACACATTCTTGTTATTCTGCTGTGTACTCAGTTCAACTCTCCCACCATGGGTCTTTTACTTGGCAGGCTTTG GTGTTCCAGCCATATTAGTTTGTAGACTGCTCTTTATAGGTGATATTTATGGCTTAAGGAATATTGTGCCCAGTGATGAAATGACTAGTCTTTACCGCAT GTGCTGGATGTTGTACAATGAAAAGAGCAGATTGGCTCATTACATTATTAATTTAGGCTTACTGGCTGTTGTAGTGAGCTCCGGTGTGGTCATGCTTTTCTATGTGGTGATAAAGTTTCGGAACCGATCAGATTGGAAGAACCACCGTGTAGCTTTTCTCAGTATCTGGGGCCTCATCTGTCTGTTTGGCACAACATGGGTCCT